Proteins from a genomic interval of Caulobacter sp. NIBR1757:
- a CDS encoding elongation factor G, with the protein MGRKAGAVRTIVLVGPNGAGKTTLFEALLHAAGATDRQVPVGQGSVGDGSPEARAAGQSVELNIASFDFMDDRYALIDCPGSVEFRAEADHALACADLALLVIDPEPDKAILAQPWLKEIERLGIPRAIFVNRIDQARGNVGDLLAALQPVSAAPVVARQLPIWKDEHVTGFIDLALERAFVYRPGKASEQVDIPGDLKAEEEGARFHMLEQMADFDDTLMEQLLSDETPDLGAVFADIIAETRAAQIVPVFLGVAQQGSGVRRLLKALRHDAPEPDAAARRLGADGPSAYVVKTSHAGQAGKMTYARVFGADLADGSDVTLPDEGKGRISGLFQVLGQATKKVASARCGDVVALGKVEGAHAGDLLSIGKTGVKAAVSATARFPVYEIAIETRDRKDDVRLSGALSKLLEEDPGLKLVHDGELHEMRLAGQGEAHLRIALDRLKRRYGLEVTQHAPTTPYKETIRKAVTQRGRHKKQTGGHGQFGDVLLEIRPLARGEGFQFSDRITGGVVPKQWIPAVEAGVRDALEKGPLGFPVVDVAVTLVDGSWHPVDSSEMAFRTAGRIGMSEGLAAASPILLEPIEKLTIYAPNTATARITSTLSNKRGQILGFDARDGWPGWDRIEVCMPHAERQDFIIDLRSMTQGLGAFEAAFDHRVELTGRKAEEVVSRASA; encoded by the coding sequence ATGGGTAGAAAAGCAGGCGCCGTCCGGACCATCGTCCTTGTCGGTCCGAACGGCGCGGGAAAAACCACTCTCTTCGAAGCCCTGCTGCATGCGGCGGGCGCCACCGATCGCCAGGTCCCGGTCGGCCAGGGCTCGGTGGGCGACGGCAGCCCCGAGGCCCGGGCGGCCGGGCAGTCGGTCGAGCTCAACATCGCCAGCTTCGACTTCATGGACGACCGCTACGCCCTCATCGACTGCCCGGGATCGGTGGAATTCCGCGCTGAGGCCGACCACGCCCTGGCCTGCGCTGATCTCGCCCTGCTGGTCATCGATCCCGAGCCCGACAAGGCCATCCTCGCCCAGCCCTGGCTGAAGGAGATCGAGCGGCTGGGCATTCCCCGCGCCATCTTCGTCAATCGCATCGACCAGGCGCGCGGCAACGTCGGCGACCTGCTGGCCGCCCTGCAGCCGGTCTCGGCCGCGCCCGTGGTGGCGCGCCAGCTGCCGATCTGGAAGGACGAGCACGTCACCGGCTTTATCGATCTCGCCCTCGAACGGGCCTTCGTCTACCGCCCCGGCAAGGCCTCCGAGCAGGTGGACATTCCCGGCGACCTGAAGGCCGAGGAGGAGGGCGCCCGCTTCCACATGCTCGAACAGATGGCCGATTTCGACGACACGCTGATGGAACAGCTGCTGTCCGACGAGACGCCGGACCTCGGCGCCGTCTTCGCCGACATCATCGCCGAGACCCGCGCCGCCCAGATCGTCCCGGTCTTCCTCGGCGTGGCCCAGCAGGGCAGCGGCGTGCGCCGGCTGCTGAAGGCCCTGCGCCACGATGCGCCGGAACCGGATGCGGCGGCCCGTCGGCTCGGGGCTGATGGCCCGTCCGCCTATGTGGTCAAGACCAGCCATGCCGGCCAGGCGGGCAAGATGACCTATGCCCGGGTGTTCGGCGCCGATCTCGCCGACGGCTCGGACGTCACCCTGCCGGATGAGGGGAAGGGCCGAATCAGCGGCCTGTTCCAGGTCCTGGGCCAGGCGACGAAGAAGGTCGCCTCGGCCCGTTGCGGCGACGTCGTGGCCCTCGGCAAGGTCGAGGGCGCCCATGCCGGCGATCTGCTCAGCATCGGCAAGACAGGCGTGAAGGCGGCGGTGTCGGCCACGGCCCGCTTCCCGGTCTACGAGATCGCCATCGAAACCCGCGACCGCAAGGACGACGTGCGGCTGTCCGGGGCCCTGAGCAAGCTGCTGGAAGAGGACCCTGGCCTGAAGCTCGTCCACGACGGCGAACTGCATGAGATGCGGCTGGCCGGGCAGGGCGAGGCCCACCTGCGCATCGCCCTCGATCGCCTCAAACGCCGCTACGGCCTCGAGGTCACCCAGCACGCCCCGACCACCCCCTACAAGGAGACCATCCGCAAGGCCGTCACCCAGCGCGGTCGCCACAAGAAACAGACCGGCGGCCATGGCCAGTTCGGCGACGTGCTGTTGGAGATCCGCCCGCTGGCCCGCGGCGAGGGCTTCCAGTTCAGCGACCGCATCACCGGCGGCGTGGTGCCCAAGCAATGGATTCCCGCCGTCGAGGCCGGGGTGCGCGATGCGCTGGAGAAGGGGCCCCTGGGCTTCCCCGTGGTCGATGTCGCCGTGACGCTTGTCGATGGCAGCTGGCATCCGGTCGACAGCAGCGAAATGGCCTTCCGCACGGCCGGCCGCATCGGCATGAGCGAAGGCCTCGCCGCCGCCTCACCCATCCTGCTGGAGCCGATCGAGAAGCTGACCATCTACGCCCCCAACACGGCGACCGCCCGCATCACCTCGACCCTGTCCAACAAGCGCGGCCAGATCCTCGGCTTCGACGCCCGCGACGGCTGGCCCGGCTGGGACCGCATCGAGGTCTGCATGCCGCACGCCGAACGCCAGGACTTCATCATCGACCTGCGCTCGATGACCCAGGGCCTCGGCGCCTTCGAAGCGGCCTTCGACCACCGCGTCGAACTGACCGGCCGCAAGGCCGAAGAGGTGGTGTCGCGGGCTTCGGCGTAG
- the bla gene encoding class A beta-lactamase, whose protein sequence is MRPLLLCLALLLAACGGETETVAKTPVMRIKVLDEGITRLADGVDGRLEVAVQNIDGGEVWARNSQQTFPLQSVFKAPLGAAVLAEVDGGRLSLDEVLTISDMELSPPLSPISLAWPGRTTYSVRELLVAAVRDSDNTAADVLMRKIGGPGALKSWLVEHGIIGLRIDRYERELQVEAIGMHSFRPAWRTPQAFEAAKLAVPEAQRRAAWEAYAADPRDTTVASGSLNFLRQLSTGQLLSPASTKLLLGLMTETKTGANRLKAGLPEGATLAHKTGTSATNFGVTVATNDIGILTLKDGRKYAVVVLLADSTADLKTREGVIAEAMRVIAKAVA, encoded by the coding sequence ATGCGCCCTCTCCTCCTCTGCCTCGCCCTGCTGCTCGCCGCCTGCGGAGGCGAAACCGAAACGGTCGCCAAGACGCCGGTCATGCGGATCAAGGTGCTCGACGAGGGCATCACCCGGCTGGCCGACGGCGTCGATGGGCGGCTCGAGGTGGCGGTGCAGAACATCGACGGCGGTGAGGTCTGGGCCCGCAATTCGCAGCAGACCTTCCCATTGCAGAGCGTCTTCAAGGCGCCGTTGGGAGCGGCTGTGCTGGCCGAGGTCGATGGCGGCAGGCTGTCGCTGGACGAGGTTCTGACCATCAGCGACATGGAGCTTTCGCCGCCCCTCAGCCCCATCTCCCTGGCCTGGCCCGGACGAACGACCTACAGCGTGCGCGAGCTGCTGGTCGCCGCCGTGCGCGACAGTGACAACACCGCCGCCGACGTGCTGATGCGCAAGATCGGCGGGCCGGGGGCGTTGAAGAGCTGGCTGGTCGAGCACGGCATCATCGGGCTGCGGATCGACCGCTATGAGCGCGAGCTGCAGGTGGAGGCGATCGGCATGCACTCTTTCCGCCCGGCCTGGCGGACGCCGCAGGCCTTCGAGGCGGCGAAGCTGGCCGTGCCGGAGGCCCAGCGCCGGGCGGCGTGGGAGGCCTATGCCGCCGATCCGCGCGACACCACGGTCGCGTCAGGGTCGCTGAATTTCCTGCGGCAGCTGTCGACCGGGCAGCTGTTGTCGCCGGCCTCGACCAAGCTGTTGCTGGGGTTGATGACGGAGACCAAGACGGGGGCCAACCGGTTGAAGGCCGGTCTGCCGGAGGGGGCGACGCTGGCCCACAAGACCGGGACGTCGGCGACGAATTTCGGGGTGACGGTGGCGACCAACGACATCGGCATCCTGACGCTGAAGGATGGGCGGAAATATGCGGTGGTGGTCTTGCTGGCCGACTCGACGGCCGATCTGAAGACGCGCGAGGGGGTGATCGCCGAGGCGATGAGGGTGATCGCGAAGGCGGTGGCGTAA
- a CDS encoding RNA methyltransferase, translated as MSTRPPVVILNEPQLAENIGAVARVMANFGLSELRLVRPRDGWPQDRAWASASGASWPLDNAQVFDTLAEAIGDLSLTFATTARPRETQLPVITPRQAAADLHERVAAGQAVGMLFGGERAGLETHDIALCQAIVTIPVDERFRSLNLAQAVALNAYEWRLTIDEGPRQAFAHNALPPADQKAMMGLYEQLEAELDEAGFFHPPAKRPSMVRNLRVALGKAQMTDQEVRTFRGVVTALSKGRGRVLAKLAAQKAAAEKAGD; from the coding sequence ATGTCCACCCGCCCCCCCGTCGTCATCCTCAACGAACCCCAGCTGGCCGAGAACATCGGCGCCGTCGCCCGGGTGATGGCCAATTTCGGCCTGTCCGAACTACGCCTGGTGCGTCCCCGCGATGGCTGGCCGCAGGACCGCGCCTGGGCCAGCGCCTCGGGCGCCAGCTGGCCGCTCGACAACGCTCAGGTGTTCGACACCCTGGCCGAGGCCATTGGCGACCTTTCCCTGACCTTCGCCACCACCGCCCGCCCGCGCGAGACCCAGCTGCCCGTCATCACCCCGCGCCAGGCAGCGGCCGACCTGCACGAGCGTGTCGCCGCCGGCCAGGCCGTGGGCATGTTGTTCGGCGGCGAGCGGGCGGGGCTGGAGACCCACGACATCGCCCTTTGCCAGGCCATCGTCACCATCCCGGTCGACGAGCGCTTCCGCTCGCTGAACCTGGCCCAGGCCGTGGCCCTCAACGCCTACGAATGGCGCCTGACCATCGACGAGGGCCCCCGCCAGGCCTTCGCCCACAACGCCCTGCCGCCGGCCGACCAGAAGGCGATGATGGGCCTCTACGAACAGCTCGAGGCCGAACTCGACGAGGCCGGCTTCTTCCACCCGCCCGCCAAACGCCCCTCTATGGTCCGCAACCTGCGCGTCGCCCTCGGCAAGGCCCAGATGACCGACCAGGAAGTCCGCACCTTCCGCGGCGTTGTGACCGCGCTGTCGAAAGGCAGGGGCCGCGTCCTCGCCAAACTGGCGGCCCAGAAGGCGGCGGCGGAAAAGGCCGGCGACTGA
- a CDS encoding DUF1254 domain-containing protein translates to MNRRELMLTFGALGLSGLAPTAFAQTDLKSAARDAWIFGLPLIEMATTRARQMKQGLPPNFFAGGRALSDHTARVVTTPNNDTLYLSAWLDLTNGPVTLTVPETGDRYWSVAIMDMFTNNNAVLGSRTIGGAGGTFTLCGPGQPSTGPNPVRVATPHAWALARVLVDGPEEVPQVQQLLRGFKVSGKAGKPPGAYAERGADPVAYFASVRDLMASDPATALDLRLLRRTAGLLGEGQIAPADMAAVAAGVAEAKSLIKVGFGGQESIKGWRYPRANLGDYGQDYVYRAAVALAGLGALPTAEAMYMRPDGEKDGVFHGDGLYRFSLPADVPLDGFWSLSMYEATPDGQFFFTDNPLKRYAIGDRSKGLKRRKDGGVDVWIGRTDPGGERTANWLPAPKAGPWMVTWRAYLPRPALINGEWRLSPITRA, encoded by the coding sequence ATGAATCGCCGCGAACTCATGCTGACCTTCGGCGCCCTCGGCCTGTCCGGCCTCGCCCCCACCGCCTTCGCCCAAACTGACCTCAAGTCCGCCGCCCGCGACGCCTGGATCTTCGGCCTGCCGCTGATCGAGATGGCCACCACCCGGGCCCGCCAGATGAAGCAGGGCCTGCCGCCCAACTTTTTCGCCGGCGGCCGCGCCCTGTCCGACCACACCGCCCGCGTCGTCACCACCCCGAACAACGACACCCTCTACCTGTCGGCCTGGCTCGACCTGACCAACGGCCCCGTGACCCTGACCGTCCCCGAGACCGGCGACCGCTACTGGTCGGTGGCCATCATGGACATGTTCACCAACAACAATGCCGTCCTCGGCAGCCGCACGATCGGCGGGGCCGGCGGGACCTTCACCCTCTGCGGCCCGGGCCAGCCCTCGACCGGTCCCAACCCGGTGCGCGTCGCCACGCCTCACGCCTGGGCCCTGGCCCGGGTGCTCGTCGATGGTCCTGAAGAGGTCCCCCAGGTCCAGCAGCTGCTGCGCGGCTTCAAGGTCTCGGGCAAGGCCGGCAAGCCGCCGGGCGCCTACGCCGAGCGCGGCGCCGACCCCGTCGCCTATTTCGCCAGCGTCCGCGACCTGATGGCCAGCGACCCGGCCACCGCCCTCGACCTGCGCCTGCTGCGCCGCACCGCCGGCCTGCTCGGCGAAGGGCAGATCGCGCCGGCCGACATGGCGGCCGTCGCCGCCGGCGTCGCCGAGGCGAAGAGCCTGATCAAGGTCGGCTTCGGCGGCCAGGAGTCGATCAAGGGCTGGCGCTATCCGCGCGCCAACCTCGGCGACTATGGCCAGGACTACGTCTATCGCGCCGCCGTCGCCCTGGCTGGCCTCGGCGCCCTGCCCACCGCCGAGGCCATGTATATGCGGCCCGACGGGGAGAAGGACGGCGTCTTCCACGGCGATGGCCTCTACCGCTTCAGCCTGCCCGCCGATGTCCCGCTGGACGGCTTCTGGTCGCTGTCGATGTATGAGGCCACGCCCGACGGCCAGTTCTTCTTCACCGACAATCCGTTGAAGCGCTACGCCATCGGCGACCGCAGCAAGGGCCTCAAGCGCCGCAAGGACGGCGGCGTCGATGTCTGGATCGGCCGCACCGATCCGGGCGGCGAGCGCACCGCCAACTGGTTGCCCGCCCCCAAGGCCGGCCCCTGGATGGTCACCTGGCGCGCCTATCTGCCCAGGCCCGCCCTGATCAACGGCGAATGGCGCCTGTCGCCGATCACCCGCGCCTGA
- a CDS encoding DUF3828 domain-containing protein, with translation MRGRLILALCLTLALGAPALAQTPGPAEVIADLYKPVPDPDPDAEPIEEAPDEPSLYAAGLRALLAIDAQRDMNYLDFDWVSGGQDLADYRNLKIVVLKQTAETAQVRVTFRNYSEARERLIDMVVEDGRWVIEDVYMKTPEKEWLSRRLVANPQD, from the coding sequence ATGCGCGGACGACTGATCCTGGCCCTGTGCCTGACCCTTGCCCTCGGCGCCCCCGCGCTCGCCCAGACGCCGGGCCCCGCCGAGGTCATCGCCGACCTCTACAAGCCCGTCCCCGATCCCGACCCCGACGCCGAGCCGATCGAGGAAGCCCCCGACGAGCCGTCGCTCTACGCCGCCGGCCTGCGGGCCCTGCTGGCCATCGACGCCCAGCGCGACATGAACTACCTCGATTTCGACTGGGTCTCGGGCGGCCAGGACCTGGCCGACTACCGGAACCTGAAGATCGTGGTCCTCAAACAGACCGCCGAAACCGCCCAGGTCCGGGTGACCTTCAGAAACTACAGCGAGGCCCGCGAGCGCCTGATCGACATGGTCGTCGAGGATGGCCGCTGGGTCATCGAGGACGTCTACATGAAGACCCCCGAGAAAGAGTGGCTCAGCCGCCGCTTGGTCGCCAATCCGCAGGACTAG
- a CDS encoding nitronate monooxygenase, with protein MPHLPAMTAAALLANLAIPIIQAPMLGASGPAMALAVTQAGGMGSLAAGALAPEEIAQQIAALKAATDRPFGVNLLITRPATPDPAMVSEALERLAPWYDRLGIGLPESPNDYAPDFDAQFAALLAAAPPLASFTFDVLTRDQVVALQAAGTLVVGTATTVAEAHAWAAIGVDAICAQGSEAGGHRGEFLRPGPESLIGTMALVATIRPVVAAPVIAAGGIMDGRGVAAALSLGAAAAQMGTAFLLAEEATISEPWRRRIETVPDDATAVTRAFTGRNARGIENEFMQTFRAVEGEVPAYPVQNRLTRELRVVAGRLGDSETLSLWAGQGVSLTRKGRAADLVRAWWHEACEVSALLHYRTHGPDPDNS; from the coding sequence ATGCCCCATCTTCCTGCCATGACCGCCGCCGCCCTGCTCGCCAACCTCGCCATCCCCATCATCCAGGCCCCGATGCTCGGCGCGTCCGGCCCTGCCATGGCCCTGGCCGTCACCCAGGCCGGCGGCATGGGCTCGCTGGCAGCCGGCGCCCTGGCGCCCGAGGAAATCGCCCAGCAGATCGCGGCGCTGAAGGCCGCCACCGACCGGCCCTTCGGCGTCAACCTGCTGATCACCCGCCCGGCGACGCCCGACCCCGCCATGGTCAGCGAGGCGCTCGAACGCCTCGCCCCCTGGTACGATCGCCTGGGCATCGGCCTGCCGGAATCGCCCAACGACTACGCCCCGGATTTCGACGCCCAGTTCGCCGCCCTGCTGGCCGCCGCCCCGCCCCTGGCCAGCTTCACCTTCGATGTCCTGACCCGCGATCAGGTGGTGGCCCTGCAGGCGGCCGGAACCCTGGTCGTCGGCACGGCCACCACTGTCGCCGAGGCCCACGCCTGGGCGGCAATCGGCGTGGACGCGATCTGCGCGCAGGGGTCCGAGGCCGGCGGTCATCGCGGCGAGTTTCTCAGGCCCGGCCCCGAGAGCCTGATCGGGACCATGGCCCTGGTCGCCACCATCCGGCCGGTGGTCGCGGCGCCGGTCATCGCCGCCGGCGGCATCATGGACGGGCGAGGCGTGGCGGCGGCCTTGAGTCTCGGCGCGGCGGCGGCGCAGATGGGCACCGCCTTCCTACTGGCTGAAGAGGCGACGATCAGCGAACCCTGGCGCCGCCGGATCGAGACCGTTCCCGATGACGCCACCGCCGTCACCCGCGCCTTCACCGGCCGCAACGCGCGGGGCATCGAGAACGAGTTCATGCAGACCTTTCGGGCCGTCGAAGGTGAGGTCCCGGCCTATCCCGTGCAGAACCGCCTGACCCGGGAGCTGCGCGTCGTTGCCGGCCGGCTGGGCGACAGCGAGACGCTGTCGCTGTGGGCCGGGCAGGGGGTGTCGCTGACCCGCAAGGGCAGGGCGGCCGATCTGGTCCGGGCCTGGTGGCACGAAGCCTGCGAGGTTTCTGCCTTGCTCCACTATCGAACCCATGGACCGGACCCCGACAACAGCTAG
- a CDS encoding S-(hydroxymethyl)glutathione dehydrogenase/class III alcohol dehydrogenase yields MKTRAAVAFEARKPLEIVEVDLEGPRAGEVLVEIKATGICHTDAYTLDGLDSEGIFPSILGHEGAGVVLEVGAGVTSVVPGDHVIPLYTPECRQCKSCLSRKTNLCTAIRGTQGKGLMPDGSSRFSYKGQQIAHYMGCSTFANHTVLPEIALAKIRKDAPFDKACYIGCGVTTGVGAVVNTAKVEAGANCIVFGLGGIGLNVIQGLRMVGAGMIIGVDINPDREEWGRRFGMTHFVNPKDIDGDIVAHLVALTDGGADYTFDATGNVTVMRQALEACHRGWGESIIIGVAEAGKEIATRPFQLVTGRVWKGTAFGGARGRTDTPKIVEWYMDGKIEIDPMITHTMPLEDINKAFDLMHAGESIRSVVVF; encoded by the coding sequence ATGAAGACCCGCGCCGCCGTCGCCTTCGAAGCCAGGAAGCCGCTGGAGATCGTCGAGGTCGACCTGGAGGGGCCCCGCGCCGGCGAGGTGCTGGTCGAGATCAAGGCCACCGGCATCTGCCACACCGACGCCTACACGCTGGACGGCCTCGACTCCGAGGGCATCTTCCCCTCGATCCTCGGCCACGAAGGGGCCGGGGTGGTGCTGGAAGTCGGCGCGGGCGTGACCAGTGTCGTTCCCGGCGACCACGTCATCCCGCTCTACACACCCGAATGCCGGCAGTGCAAAAGCTGCCTGTCGCGCAAGACCAACCTCTGCACCGCCATTCGTGGCACGCAAGGCAAGGGCCTGATGCCGGACGGCAGCAGCCGCTTCTCCTACAAGGGTCAGCAAATCGCCCACTACATGGGCTGCTCGACCTTCGCCAACCATACCGTCCTGCCCGAGATCGCGCTCGCCAAGATCCGCAAGGACGCCCCCTTCGACAAGGCCTGCTACATCGGCTGCGGCGTCACCACCGGCGTCGGCGCCGTGGTCAACACGGCCAAGGTCGAGGCCGGCGCCAACTGCATCGTCTTCGGTCTGGGCGGCATCGGTCTCAATGTCATCCAGGGCCTGCGCATGGTCGGGGCCGGCATGATCATCGGCGTCGACATCAACCCCGACCGCGAGGAGTGGGGCCGCCGCTTCGGCATGACCCATTTCGTCAACCCCAAGGACATCGACGGCGACATCGTCGCCCACCTCGTCGCCCTGACCGACGGCGGCGCCGACTACACCTTCGACGCCACCGGCAACGTCACCGTCATGCGCCAGGCGCTGGAAGCCTGCCATCGCGGCTGGGGCGAGAGCATCATCATCGGCGTCGCCGAGGCCGGCAAGGAGATCGCCACCCGCCCGTTCCAGCTGGTCACCGGCCGGGTCTGGAAGGGCACCGCCTTCGGCGGCGCGCGCGGCCGCACCGACACGCCGAAGATCGTCGAGTGGTACATGGACGGCAAGATCGAGATCGACCCGATGATCACCCACACCATGCCTTTGGAAGACATCAACAAGGCTTTCGACCTGATGCATGCGGGCGAGAGCATCCGGTCGGTGGTGGTGTTCTAG
- a CDS encoding flotillin domain-containing protein, with protein sequence MTGLPAIFEILILAGLGLVGLLILGLIVARLYKRASKETSFVRTGFGGEKVVMNGGALIIPILHETIPVNMNTLRLAVERKNEQALITKDRMRVDVLAEFYVRVQPSSDAIAFAAQTLGQRTMHPEQLKDLIEGKFVDALRSVAAEMTMTDLHEQRTHFVQKVQQVSSEDLLKNGLELETVSLTGLDQTAMEYFNPSNAFDAEGLTRLTEEIERRKKMRNDIEQDTQVQIKNKNLEAQRQTLTITRDEEYAKLEQQREIEIRRAEQSADVARQQAEKAREAEGAKITAEQEIEQAKIEAERNVGQQRIAMEQELKEREISKERAVETQNIEKAKAIELSEQDRAIAVAEKSKEQSNAQALADKALALAVQAEEQVKTVRDREAADRQKIIELIEASKEAERAAIGIKVAAEAEKMAAIDKAEASRETARGAADKTKIEAEAAAEAVRAAAEASRVRYAVDAAGAKAINEAANLLSAEQVAMQIRIKLIENLDRIIAESVKPLENIDSIRIVQMDGMNGAGGASSAEGGSSGGGNLADQVVSGALRYRAQAPLMDQLMAEVGLSGGTLDGLTSALRTPAPVLLEPEAEAAPAKRRRKKAEPVVVEEEDVEEAEVEDDTEA encoded by the coding sequence ATGACCGGCTTGCCCGCTATCTTCGAAATCCTCATCCTGGCGGGCCTCGGCCTCGTCGGCCTGCTGATCCTCGGCCTCATCGTGGCGCGGCTGTACAAGCGCGCCTCAAAGGAGACCTCCTTCGTCCGCACCGGCTTTGGCGGCGAGAAGGTGGTGATGAACGGCGGGGCGCTGATCATCCCGATCCTGCATGAGACCATCCCGGTCAACATGAACACCCTGCGCCTGGCCGTGGAGCGCAAGAATGAACAGGCCCTGATCACCAAGGACCGCATGCGCGTCGACGTGCTGGCCGAGTTCTACGTGCGGGTGCAGCCGAGCAGCGACGCGATCGCCTTCGCCGCCCAGACGCTTGGCCAGCGGACCATGCATCCCGAGCAGCTGAAGGACCTGATCGAGGGCAAGTTCGTCGACGCCCTGCGCTCGGTCGCCGCCGAGATGACCATGACCGACCTGCATGAGCAGCGCACCCATTTCGTCCAGAAGGTGCAGCAGGTCTCCAGCGAGGACCTGCTGAAGAACGGCCTGGAGCTGGAAACCGTGTCGCTGACCGGCCTCGACCAGACAGCGATGGAATACTTCAACCCGTCCAACGCCTTCGACGCCGAAGGCCTGACGCGGCTGACCGAGGAGATCGAGCGGCGCAAGAAGATGCGCAACGACATCGAGCAGGACACCCAGGTCCAGATCAAGAACAAGAACCTGGAAGCCCAGCGCCAGACCCTGACCATCACCCGCGACGAGGAGTACGCCAAGCTCGAGCAGCAGCGGGAGATCGAGATCCGCCGGGCCGAACAGTCCGCCGACGTCGCCCGCCAGCAGGCCGAAAAGGCCCGCGAGGCCGAGGGCGCCAAGATCACCGCCGAGCAGGAGATCGAGCAGGCCAAGATCGAGGCCGAGCGCAACGTCGGCCAGCAGCGCATCGCCATGGAGCAGGAACTCAAGGAACGCGAGATCTCCAAGGAACGCGCCGTCGAGACCCAGAACATCGAGAAGGCCAAGGCCATCGAGCTGTCCGAACAGGACCGCGCCATCGCCGTGGCCGAGAAGTCGAAGGAGCAGTCCAACGCCCAGGCCCTGGCCGACAAGGCCCTGGCCCTGGCCGTCCAGGCCGAGGAACAGGTCAAGACTGTGCGGGATCGCGAGGCCGCCGACCGCCAGAAGATCATCGAGCTGATCGAGGCCTCGAAGGAGGCTGAACGCGCCGCCATCGGCATCAAGGTGGCCGCCGAAGCCGAGAAGATGGCCGCCATCGACAAGGCCGAGGCCTCGCGCGAGACCGCCCGCGGCGCCGCCGACAAGACCAAGATCGAGGCCGAGGCCGCCGCCGAGGCTGTCCGCGCCGCCGCCGAGGCCTCGCGGGTCCGCTACGCGGTCGACGCCGCCGGCGCCAAGGCGATCAACGAGGCCGCCAACCTGCTGAGCGCCGAACAGGTGGCCATGCAGATCCGCATCAAGCTGATCGAGAACCTCGACCGGATCATTGCCGAGTCGGTGAAGCCGCTGGAGAACATCGACAGCATCCGTATCGTCCAGATGGACGGCATGAACGGGGCCGGCGGCGCCTCGAGCGCCGAGGGCGGCTCGTCAGGCGGCGGCAACCTCGCCGACCAGGTGGTCTCCGGCGCCTTGCGCTACCGCGCCCAGGCCCCGCTGATGGATCAGCTGATGGCCGAGGTGGGCCTCAGCGGCGGGACGCTCGACGGCCTGACCAGCGCCCTGCGTACGCCCGCCCCGGTTCTGCTGGAGCCGGAAGCCGAGGCCGCCCCGGCCAAACGCCGCCGCAAGAAGGCCGAGCCGGTCGTCGTCGAGGAAGAGGACGTCGAGGAAGCCGAAGTCGAGGACGACACCGAGGCGTAA
- a CDS encoding YqiJ family protein: MWGFLTAGGNVPFVAALLLMILVGAVELLGLGGGLSSDGDGDLIDGESPSLLSWLNIGRLPLLMLIVVFLFSFGMIGVIGQRLLHAIAGIYAPVWISTPLGLLAALPLTRTFGRWVSRIMPKDETTAISRDSLVGRVAAIVTGEARVGSAAQARVRDEHGQVHYVMVEPDDEGETFQQGDSVILVRMAGAKFFAIANTSPSLRDAIV, from the coding sequence ATGTGGGGGTTTCTGACGGCCGGGGGCAATGTGCCCTTCGTCGCCGCCTTGTTGCTGATGATCCTGGTCGGGGCGGTCGAACTGCTCGGGCTGGGCGGCGGCCTGTCCAGTGATGGCGACGGCGACCTCATCGATGGCGAAAGTCCCTCCCTCCTGTCCTGGCTCAACATCGGCCGCCTGCCGCTGCTGATGCTGATCGTCGTCTTCCTGTTCAGCTTCGGCATGATCGGGGTGATCGGCCAGCGGCTGCTGCACGCCATCGCCGGCATCTACGCCCCGGTCTGGATCTCCACCCCGCTCGGCCTGCTGGCCGCCCTGCCCCTCACCCGCACCTTCGGCCGCTGGGTCTCCCGCATCATGCCCAAGGACGAGACCACCGCCATCTCCCGCGACAGCCTGGTCGGCCGCGTCGCCGCCATCGTCACCGGCGAGGCGCGGGTCGGCAGCGCCGCCCAGGCGCGGGTCCGCGACGAGCACGGCCAGGTCCACTACGTCATGGTCGAGCCCGACGACGAGGGCGAGACCTTTCAGCAGGGGGACAGCGTCATCCTCGTCCGCATGGCCGGGGCCAAGTTCTTCGCAATCGCCAATACCAGTCCGTCGCTGCGCGACGCCATTGTCTAA